The following is a genomic window from Bacteroidia bacterium.
CACCTCTAAGTACATGTCTATGTACATAGTTAGGTATATTTTCGGGAGTTTGGCTATAATCTTTTTGCATACTGATGCAACTATCTTCGGTAATATAGACAGCTAACTTGTAGTCGCCCATTAAAGTTTTAAGAAATTTTCCTTCTACTTTAATATCCAATTGGCGAGTAGCATTGTTGTACTGATGAGTTATTTTAAGAGAAGCATCAGGTGGCATGTTGATAATAGATGCAATTTTAGAACCCCAGTCATCTTTATCTAAAGCAGGATGTACATTGTCAAATGCTTTTCTATTGACAAATCCCTTAGGTAATCCCAAAGCATCAAAAGGACCAAAAGTTGCGTCTATTTCCTGTCCAACAGGAGTGCGATAGTCTGTTACATAACCGTTTCCTATATCCAACTTTGCAAAAGAACTCAAATGTACTCCCATTACTACTAACTTTTTACCGTACGTTTGGGCAAGATTCTGACTAATTTCATGGGCACGTGGGCAATTCCCACACTTGTGTCCCGTAAAATCTTCTAATAACACTTTTCTTACAGTTGCTGTGTCTGTACTTCCACCATTAGAAACATTTTCCTTGTAGGGTTTTTCTACAATGTCGCAGCCTGTAAGTACAAGAATAAATCCTAAAACTGTAATAAACCATATTCGCCCATTCATACATACAAAGATACAAAAATTTAACTTCAAAAACGAACTATTTGATTTTTATCAGAGAAGCATGTTATTGATTATCTTTTTGTAATTCTTCACGAAGTTTTTTTACTTCTGCTTTAAGAGATTGTATTTCTTGGCGAAGCAGTCTTTGAGTTTCTATAATGTACTTTTCCAATACTTCCTCTTCTTTTTTGTTCTCTTCTTCTATTTTTTCTTGTACCCGAGAGGTTAGTATAGCCACAAACACATTAAAACTTATAATCGCAGTTAAAAGAATAAAGCTAACAAAGTAACCTCTTATAAACCAGGTAGGATACTGATAATTTTGATTGGTAGATTGATGCATAATTTCAGTCCAACTATCCAAAGTCATGCATTGAAATAAAGTAAGAGTAGCTGTATGCAGATTCGAAAAATCCGCATTTTCATATTTATGCTGCTGAAACATAGAAACTCCAATAACAGCATAAATAATAATTAAAGCAGCCAACAAAGCCCCAAATGAGAATATAGTTGGGACAATTCCAATAATTTTCATTTCTACTTTTTTCATTTCTCCGTGCACTTCTAAAATTCTCAAAATCCGAAATGTTCTAAATAAGCGCACTACTGCAAGTGTTTCAGGATGTTCAAATAGTTCTACTATAAAAACACTTATAATGCTTGTAAGTACAATAATCGTATCTAACCAATTCCATATTCCCTCTTCAATAAATTTTGTTTCCTTTTTATTCTTTTTAGGCACTTGATGATATTCATAAATTTTGTAGAATTTGGTAACCGAACCACAGGCTATAAAGCGAATAATAAGCTCAACAAGAAAATACAGCGTATAGACCCAATCTAAAAACAAAAATATTTGTAAATATCTTTGTCCAATAGGATAAGTTTGTACACAAAGCAAAATAGCACAAGAAATAATCACAATCATCGTAGTGATATGAAAAGCACGAGAATGCGCAATTTTTTCTACTATTAAAATCATACATGTATAATTTTTGAGCAAAGTTAAGTAAAATTCAAGGAGTAGGTAAATTAATTTTTCAAACTATTGCTTTTGAAGCATAATTGGTTTTACCATCAACATTAAAAAATAAAGAGTTGTAAATCAATTTATTACAAAAAATCACATTTGAATTTGTGGTATTTTTTCTATATTGCTTTGCATGACACAACAAAGTATAAGCGCTGATATAGTTTATTCTAAAGTTGAAGTACTTCGGGACTATCAAATTGCACATCAAAGTCGCTTAGCAAGTTTATTGGGTAGGCGGGAAGTATTAACAGGCAAAGCTAAGTTCGGCATATTTGGCGATGGTAAGGAATTACCCCAAATTGCTATGGCAAAAGTATTTCAAAATGGAGATTTTAGGTCAGGCTACTACCGTGACCAAACTTTTATGATGGCCGCAGGTTTACTAACCTTAGAACAATTTTTTGCCCAGCTCTATGCGCACACTTCAGTAGAAGCAGAACCCGCATCAGCAGGGCGAATGATGAACGGACATTTTGCTACACGGCTACTAGATGAATTTGGAAATTGGAAAAACCTTACACAAGGCAAACAATCTTCCGCAGATGTATCTCCTACAGGTAGTCAAATGCCAAGACTAGTGGGCTTAGCGTATGCTTCAAAATTATACCGAGAACTACCTTCCCTCAAACACCTAACTCAATTCTCTATTAATGGAAATGAAGTTGCTTTCGGTACAATAGGAAATGCAAGCACTGCCGAAGGAATGTTCTTCGAAGCTATCAATGCCGCAGGCGTACTCAAAATCCCTATGGTTATCTCTATTTGGGACGATGAATATGGAATTTCCGTACACGCTAAACATCAAACAACTAAACAAAATATTTCTGAAATTCTTAGCGGCTTTGCTCTAAATGAAAACGATGAAGGTTTCTTAATCTATACTGTAGAAGGCTGGAACTATCCTTTACTTTGCCAAGCTTACCAAGAAGGAGTAGCGATTACCAGAGAAAAGCACATCCCTGCTATTTATCATATCACGCAACTTACGCAGCCCCAAGGACATTCTACCTCAGGTAGTCATGAGCGATACAAGAGTAAAGAACGATTAGCTTGGGAGCAAGAATATGACTGCCTTAAAAAGTTCAAAGAATGGATTATAGAGCAAGGTATAAGCACAGAAACCGAGCTTGCACAGCTAGAAAAAGAAGACGAAGAAATTGTCAAAGAAGCTAAGCAAAAAGCCTGGGAAGCGTATCAAAAAGATATAAAAAGAGATGTGTTTTTATGCACTGAAGTTTTAGATAAAGTCATTCCACAAAGCGAATATGCCCAAGAACTCACTCAAATAAAAAATGAACTTAATCGCATCAAAGAACCTATTCGCAAAGATGTAATGACAGCTTTACACAAAGCTATTCGCATCACAAAAGGTAAGTATAGGTCTTTTGTTGAGCTTAGACAACAGTTTTTGAATGAAAACTTTGAACGTTACAGTAGCCATTTATATAGTCAAAGCCGTTACAGTGCGTTGAATGTCAAGGAAGTTAAGCCCATTTACTCTGATAAAAGTCCATTAGTAGATGGAAGACAAGTACTACAAGCCTGCTTTGATGCTGCGCTAAGTAAATACCCCGAGCTTATTGCCTTCGGAGAGGATGTAGGTACTATTGGCGATGTGAATAAAGCATTTGAAGGGCTACAACAAAAGTACGGCGAACTAAGAGTAAGTGATACAGGAATTCGCGAATGCACAATAATAGGGCAAGCCATTGGAGCAGCTATGCGTGGACTTAGACCTATTGCAGAGATTCAGTATTTAGACTACTTGCTGTATGCTATTCAAATTATGTCTGATGATTTAGCCACTGTACAATACCGTACTAAGGGCGGGCAAAAAGCACCTGTCATCGTACGCACTCGCGGACACAGATTAGAAGGCATTTGGCATGCAGGTTCACCTATGGGCATGATTATTCACGCCGTAAGGGGAATGTATGTGCTTGTACCTCGTAACATGACCCAAGCCGCAGGTTTCTACAATACTATGCTTCAATCCGATGATACAGCTTTGATTGTAGAAGTATTAAACGGCTATCGGCTAAAAGAGCGAATTCCCGATAACATAGGCGAATTTACTGTTCCCTTAGGCGTACCTGAAATTTTACGCCAAGGTACAGATGTTACTTTGGTAACCTACGGAGCTTGCTGCCGAATTGCTATGGAAGCCGCTCAAATGCTCGATGAAATGGGAATATCCGTAGAAGTGATAGATGTACAAACCCTCTTACCTTTTGACATTCATCACAACATAGTGCGCTCTTTGCAAAAAACAAACAAAATTGTATTTTTAGACGAAGACGTACCTGGGGGCGCTACTTCGTATATGATGCAGCAAGTATTAGAAGTGCAGGATGGTTATCGTTGGTTAGATGCTAAGCCTATTACTATAACTGCCAAAGCGCACCGCCCTGCTTATGGTTCAGACGGCGATTATTTTTCCAAACCCAACGCCGAAGAAATTTTTGATGCTATATACAACCTCATGCATGAATATAATCCTCAACGTTATCCCAAAATAGGATGAAAAAATTAAGATTTTTTTGATTTTATGGATTTTCTTTTTTTGGGCGTGCCCTTGTGGGCATTTCGCTGGCGCTCATGCCCACAAGGTCGGCGTGCTACGGGCTACGCTATCGCTTCGGTGCTTCGCTTCGCTACGCACTGGGCTAACGCCCACCCTTCGCATGCCTCACGCAAATAACTTAATAAAAATGTTCAGCACAAAAATTTAGCAACATCCACAAACCCAAACTCAAAAATTCTTTACTTCAAAAACTAACTTTTGCTCAAAAACCCTTATCTTTGCATCTACAAGTGGACAGTATCATCAAGCTTCTTTCTGATGACCTAATTAACCAAATTGCAGCAGGTGAGGTAGTTCAGAGACCCGCATCCGTAGTAAAAGAACTGTTAGAAAATAGCATAGATGCAGGGGCTACACAGATAAAAATTGTCGTTTTAGATGCAGGACGCACGCTTATCCAAGTCATAGATGATGGCTCAGGCATGAGTCCCATTGACGCCACACTTTGTTTTGAACGCCATGCTACTTCAAAAATACGCACTGTAGAAGATCTATTCAGACTACATACAATGGGCTTCAGAGGAGAAGCCTTAGCCTCTATTGCCGCAGTTGCCCAAGTAGAGTTAAAAACAAAACGCCCCAACGATGAAATGGGAACACAAGTAATCATCCATGCTTCTAAAATCCTAAAAAATGAACCTATTTCCTGTCCAAATGGAACTTCTATCTCGGTAAAAAATCTATTTTACAACATTCCTGCACGCCGAAATTTCCTAAAAAGCGATACCGTAGAATTTAGACACATTTTAGAAGAAGCCTACCGCCAAGCTTTATCTCACCCTGATATTGCTTTTGCACTGTATCATAACCACCAAGAAATTTTTAACCTACCTCGCAGCAATTTACTACAACGCATCGCAAATTTATTCGGCAAAAATTACAGCGCTTATTTAATTCCCGTAGAAGAAGAAAGCATCGGAATTGCACTTAAAGGCTATATCGGCAAACCTGATTTTGCTAAAAAAACACGTGGAGAACAATTCTTTTTTGTCAATAAGCGTTATATCAAAGACATTTACCTTAACCATGCGGTTATCAGTGCTTATGAAGAAATGTTACCCAAGGGAAGTTTTCCTTTTTACTGCCTATTCATTACTATTGACCCTAAGCATGTAGATGTCAATATCCACCCCACTAAAACAGAGGTAAAATTTGATGATGACAAAATGGTCTACGCCCTCATGCGTTCGGCTGTAAAAAACGCACTTAACACCCATAACCTTCAACCCGAAATGGATTTTACTTCACCTTCAATCCCTACCCAAAATACTTCTTCCCTCTCTTCACAACAAGATAAACCCTCATCTAATCAAAATTTGAACGTGCACAAAACTTATCTCAATCCTGTTGAAAAACAGAATATCAAAAACTTTCAAAAGCTCTTTCAGCCTTTTTCATTGAAAAATGAACTTTCATCATCCGACATTCTTTCCACAGTTGCTACCACAGAGCAGTTTATATCCCAAGTTACAAAATATCAACAATCTCAAAACCAACAACATTATTGGCAACTGCACAAAAAATATATCTTTGCTCAAACTCCTGATGGAGTTATGCTCATAGATCAGCATGCCGCCCATGAACGCATCTTATATGAAACTTTCTACAAAAGCTTGACAGAACAAAAAGGTAAAATTCAATCACTTTTATTTCCAATACCTGTTTTGCTCTCTCATGTAGATTTAGCTTGGATACAAGACATGCAGCCCGAGCTTCGTCTACTAGGTTTTGATATTGAACTACAACCCGATAGAGTCTTAATAAAAGGTGTACCTGCTGATTTACCCCCTGGCAAAGAACATACTGCGCTTCAAGAACTGATAGAACAGTTTAGAATGTATGAACAAGAACTTCATTTAGAAAAACGAGATAACTTAGCCAAATCTTTGGCATGCAGAGCAGCCATTAAAACAGGTGAAGAGCTTAATTTTACCCAAATGCAAAGCCTTGTGGACCAGCTTTTTCAGTGTCAGCAGCCTTATGCTTGTCCGCACGGCAGACCTACCTTAATTACACTTACCGTAGAAAAATTAGACAAGCTTTTTGGAAGGACTTAAAAACCTACCTTTATTGATTTTGCTTAGGTCTATGTTCGCACTTTTCTTTAGTACATTGAGCGTATAGGTTCAAAGAGTGGTGGCTAACTTTGAAGCCCATCATTTCCTCCACCATATTTTGCGTTTCTTGGATACGTGGATCGCAAAATTCAAACACTTTGTTACAATCTGTACAAATAATGTGGTCATGCTGCTTAAAGCCATAAGAACGTTCAAATTTAGCTTGGGCATTCCCAAACTGGTGCTTAGTTACCAAATTACAAGCTAACAAGAGCTCCAAAGTATTATAAACAGTAGCTCGGCTTACTCTAAACTTTTGGTTACGCATTTTAATGTATAATTCTTCGGCATCAAAATGCCCATCATAATTGTATATGGTTTCTAAAATACTATATCGTTCGGGCGTTTTTCTATGCGCATTCTGCTCTAAGTATGCTGTAAAAATTTTTTTTACCTCTTCAAAGTTGTTTTTTTTCATGTTAGACAAAGTTATATCTTTAACTTGATTTATCCAAATAAACTCTATGTACAGTCATAAAGTTACATTTGCTCTTGCAATTTTTTGGTCTTTGTGCACCGTAGCTCAAAAAAATTTATACGATAGCCTTAACGCACTTAAAGAATATGCTTACGTAGAACCACATAAAACAAAAAAGATAGCAGAGTGGCTTTGGCAAACTGCTCAAAAAAATAACGATATATCACTTCAACAAGCTATTTTATTTCATTTAGCAAGTCATTACTATTTTACTGCACAGTATCCCAAATCTGATTCTCTTTACAAGCGAATTATTGAACTAGCAAATAAAAATCCAAAGGATACTTTGAAAAACTTATGTAAAGTTCGCAGAACCTATATACTTCAAATGTTAGACAAATGGGATAGTGCTTATACGTTGTTGCATAAGCTTACTCCAGAAATTGAGCGGCAAAAAGATACCGCTGCTTGGATTTCTGCCCTGAATAGTTTAGGACTTCAACACGAGCATCAATACCTACAAGATAGCGCATTGTACTACTACCGAAAAGCCCTTAAACTAGCCGAAAGAATAAATGATGAATATCAATATGCCTATCTGCTGAATAATATTGGCTTGTTAAAATATCAGGGAAGTCATTATCTTCAAGCTCAACAAGACTTTAAAGAAAGTTATCAAAAAGCAGTTAAAATAAAAAATGTGCGCTTACAAACTCACACTCTCAATAATTTGAGCATAACCTACATTGCACAAAGAAAGTTAGATTCTGCCATTGAGTATCTTAATAAGCTTGTAAGAATTGCAAACAAATACAATTATATCCGAGAATTAGGAATTGCTTACTACAATTTAGCCCAGTGCTATCAACAAAAAAAAGAATTTGATTTTGCCCTAGCTTACTTTGACTCCTCCTCTTCAGCAATCAAATTGCTGCCTGACAAGATATACAGCATTCGCCCGTATAATGGTTATGCAAGTGTATACCAAGAAATGGGCAAATACAAAGAAGCAATATCCTATGCTCAAAAGGCACTTTCTTTGTGTGAAAATACAATTTATATTGAAGACATTATTTTAGCTCACCGAACTCTATTTTTATGCTATGAATCCTTGAAGGATTATGCAAAAGCCCTATATCACCATAAAGAGTTCAAAAAATACAGTGATAGTCTGAACGCACTCAATCGCCAAAAAATGATAGCCGAATATCAAGCACAATATCAAGTAGAGAAAAAAGAAAAAGAGATACAAAAATTAGAAAAGGAAAGGCAAAAGCAGCGCTTTAAGCATCAAATTGCATTACTTTTTACATCCTTTTTAGCTATCTCTGGCATAGGAGCAGTCTATCTATACTACTCTCGCCAAAAACGAAAAGCACGTGAAAAATACGCTCAACAGCTTACTTTGAGTATAGAAGAAGAGCGCAGCCGAATTGCCCGTGAATTACATGACGAAGTAGGACAAACCCTTTCGGCTATAAAAAATAAAATTCATATCCATAAAAAAGAGTTACCACCTTTTATACAAGAAACCGAAAAGCAACTTTCTGATACTATTGAACAGGTACGCACAATAGCTCAAACTTTATACCCTCCTTACCTTCGTAAAGTTAGTTTTGAAAAAGCTATTGAAACCTTAATGCAAAAAGTAAAAGATAGCACACGATTATACTATACAGTAGAAATTCCTTCTGACCTTAATTTAGACCATTTACTATCTCAAGAATCTAAATTGCATTTATATAGAATCATCCAAGAGTGCGTCAATAATACGATTAAACATGCGGATGCTACGGCTATAAAAATTTCATTTGAAAAGAAGCATAACAAACTTTATTTTATCTACCAAGATAATGGCAAGGGGATAGTATCAAAAACTCAACTCAACGGTATGGGCATGTTAAGCATTCAAGAACGCGTACGGATACTTAAAGGAACTGTCGACTTGAAAAATACAGATAAAGGTATTAAATTGCATTTTACCTTTGATATAAATGACCTATGTCCATAACTACTATTCTGATAGCCGATGACCATCCCATTTTCAGAAAAGGATTAGTGGATATTTTACAAACCTCTATACCAGGATGCAGGATATATGAAGCCGCAAATGGAAAACAAGCTATTGAGATATTACTTCAAAACAAAATTGATATAGCTATATTAGATATAGACATGCCACAGGTAGATGGATTTGGAGTATGTAAGTCTATAAAAGAAAACTATCTGCCTACCAAAGTAATTTTTTTAACAATGTACAAAGAGTCCACTATATTTCATACTGCTATGGAATTAGGCGCGAGTGGATTCTTACTCAAAGACAATACCGCAGAAGAAATTATAGACTGTTTATTCAAAGTGCAACGAGGGTATCGCTACATCAGCCAATATCTAGGAGATTACACCAATCAATACCAAGAATATACCCAAAAGAAACGAAAAATAAAGTCTTTAATTGATGAGCTAACTCAAACAGAACGTAGAACTTTAAAATTAGTCAGTGAGAATTATTCTACCAAAGAAATAGCAGATATTCTTTTTGTTACGCCTAAGAGTGTAGAAAATTATCGTTCGCGTATATGTAAAAAGTTGGGTTTAGAGCTGGGAAATAACGCCCTTGTAAAGTGGGCTTTAGAAAACAAAGAGTTACTGCGCCAAATAGAATGGTAAAATCTAACTTTTATTTTTATTTAGTCTGTTTTACTTCCTTTTTCAAGAAGTTCATTGTAACTTACATAAGGAATAATATATATGACAATTTTTTGGTCTTCGGGATACCGATCATAAGTACTTTTCCGCCCCCAACCTCTATCGTCTGTACCACTACCTACTATCTGAAATTTGCAGATATTTTTCTGATTATACGAATGTATTTTTTTTAGTAGAAGTGGATCATCTCTCCATAAGTTGTATACTGCCAAGGCTCTCTCAAAACTCAACTCGTCGTTTTTAGCATAGTTATCTGCTGAAGCCATGCCTTCAATAATGAGCATGTATTGTATATTTTTATTTTCTTGATTAAGTTTTTGTATGGTATCTAATAGCTTTGCACCTACACGCAGCAAATATGTTCTGTCATCATCATCATCTATTCTAGCACTAAGTTCTCGGAATTTTATTTGTCTTTTAAGTTCAAATCGTTTATACTTGAGATTATATTCAAAATCAGGGTCTTTTTCAAATTTTTGAATGTTGTTTTCGACTTCTATCAATTTCTTTAAAATTTTTGCAGTGTCTTGCGCTCTTGCTTTTTGCTTCTCTAATTCTGTTTGTTTTTTTTGTGAAGCTAAGTAAAAGATTACAAATAAGACTAATGAAATAAAGAAAAGGCTGGTCATTAAATCGGAGTAGCCCAACCAAAACGTGTGTTGGCGACTATCTACTTTTTTCATACTACTTTGTAATATATCTCAATAGGTTTGCTAATATACCAGTCACCTTCCTTTTTATGTACTTGTCCAGGTTCAGTGCGTTCTATGGTACAAATACCATTAGTAGTGTAATTGTGCTTTACGCAAATAAAATCATGTAAAATTTTGTCTTGGTGAAAGAGAATAGCACCCGCATTTGACATAGGAATGTCAATAGTACCTTCGTTCGGGTTTTGAGTATTGACTTGAATAACAAAACAGCTTTCGGGTCTTAGGGTAGTTTCAAAAACATTGTGAATGCACTGCTTTTGCGGGTTAATACTACTGACAGGGATAAATAGCTTTACAAATTCTGGTGATTTATCTTGGCTATTTTGGTTTTTAACAGGTTTGGAGGGAGGAGGAGGGGGAGTTTTAATTTGTTCTTTTTTGTACTTTGCTAATTCATTTATTTTATCTTGTAAAGTTTGTTTTTGTTGTTCATACAAATTTGAATATTTATCATTGATTTCTTTTAGCTTGCTTTTAGGTAAGGGTAAAAGTCTGCGTGATTTTTCTATTTGCAAGGCTACCGACCAAGATAATAGTATTTTAAGCTGCTCTAATACCTCTTTTTCTATTATACTTTGTTGCGTGAGCAATTCTTGCAAACTACTCATATGTTCTAAATAACGCAAGTTTTGCAGGTGCGTTCCTTCTTTTTGCAGCTTTTGCATCATTTCTTTTTCTTGTGCTTCAATTGTGGACAAACGCTCTTGTATGTATGTAGATAAATTGCCAAACGCATGAGACACTTGCTCCTGAAACTCAGGAATAATGCTACTGAACTTGTTGAATGAGTCAATTAACTTTACCTTGACTTCTTCTAAATTTTTTGCATATATTCTTTCAAAATCTTTTAAGGTATCTACAAGGGTTTTTTGGGTTTCTTGAAGGGCAATTTTTTGATTATCTGAAATTTTTTGAATTTCACTAAATTGCTTATCTAAAAATGTTAGAATATTTTTGCTCAATTCCAAACGTTCATCTAATTTTTTGGCTAGGTCTGTAAGTTTATTAGTTTGTATAATTCCTTCCTCTAGGGCATTCACGATAGAAGTAGTTTTTTGCAAAATTGAGTTAGTACTATCTATGTACTGTGCAAATTGGTCAAATTTTTCAAGTGCCACAGTAAGTTTTGCCATGATTTTAAGGTTAGCATCAGTAATATTGTGAATTCTTGCATTATCTATGGCTTTAATCAATTCAGATTGTTTTTCTATCACGGTATAATTCCTGTCTATGAGATTTGCCATTCTTTCTGTACTTTCTTTGAAGGCTTTTATACTACTTTCGGATGCATTGAAAAAAGATTTAGTGTTCTGTTCAAATTGATGATTGAACTGTAATAAGCTGCGTTGGAGTTGTAAAAAAGTATCCGTCATTCCTTGATTGACAACAGGTAAAAGTTCTATTTGTAGGAGTGT
Proteins encoded in this region:
- a CDS encoding thiamine pyrophosphate-dependent enzyme → MTQQSISADIVYSKVEVLRDYQIAHQSRLASLLGRREVLTGKAKFGIFGDGKELPQIAMAKVFQNGDFRSGYYRDQTFMMAAGLLTLEQFFAQLYAHTSVEAEPASAGRMMNGHFATRLLDEFGNWKNLTQGKQSSADVSPTGSQMPRLVGLAYASKLYRELPSLKHLTQFSINGNEVAFGTIGNASTAEGMFFEAINAAGVLKIPMVISIWDDEYGISVHAKHQTTKQNISEILSGFALNENDEGFLIYTVEGWNYPLLCQAYQEGVAITREKHIPAIYHITQLTQPQGHSTSGSHERYKSKERLAWEQEYDCLKKFKEWIIEQGISTETELAQLEKEDEEIVKEAKQKAWEAYQKDIKRDVFLCTEVLDKVIPQSEYAQELTQIKNELNRIKEPIRKDVMTALHKAIRITKGKYRSFVELRQQFLNENFERYSSHLYSQSRYSALNVKEVKPIYSDKSPLVDGRQVLQACFDAALSKYPELIAFGEDVGTIGDVNKAFEGLQQKYGELRVSDTGIRECTIIGQAIGAAMRGLRPIAEIQYLDYLLYAIQIMSDDLATVQYRTKGGQKAPVIVRTRGHRLEGIWHAGSPMGMIIHAVRGMYVLVPRNMTQAAGFYNTMLQSDDTALIVEVLNGYRLKERIPDNIGEFTVPLGVPEILRQGTDVTLVTYGACCRIAMEAAQMLDEMGISVEVIDVQTLLPFDIHHNIVRSLQKTNKIVFLDEDVPGGATSYMMQQVLEVQDGYRWLDAKPITITAKAHRPAYGSDGDYFSKPNAEEIFDAIYNLMHEYNPQRYPKIG
- a CDS encoding ion transporter, whose amino-acid sequence is MILIVEKIAHSRAFHITTMIVIISCAILLCVQTYPIGQRYLQIFLFLDWVYTLYFLVELIIRFIACGSVTKFYKIYEYHQVPKKNKKETKFIEEGIWNWLDTIIVLTSIISVFIVELFEHPETLAVVRLFRTFRILRILEVHGEMKKVEMKIIGIVPTIFSFGALLAALIIIYAVIGVSMFQQHKYENADFSNLHTATLTLFQCMTLDSWTEIMHQSTNQNYQYPTWFIRGYFVSFILLTAIISFNVFVAILTSRVQEKIEEENKKEEEVLEKYIIETQRLLRQEIQSLKAEVKKLREELQKDNQ
- a CDS encoding Omp28 family outer membrane lipoprotein, which gives rise to MNGRIWFITVLGFILVLTGCDIVEKPYKENVSNGGSTDTATVRKVLLEDFTGHKCGNCPRAHEISQNLAQTYGKKLVVMGVHLSSFAKLDIGNGYVTDYRTPVGQEIDATFGPFDALGLPKGFVNRKAFDNVHPALDKDDWGSKIASIINMPPDASLKITHQYNNATRQLDIKVEGKFLKTLMGDYKLAVYITEDSCISMQKDYSQTPENIPNYVHRHVLRGAVNSTWGDLITTGGVANAGTTFTKNYTYTLNSAWKPEQCYIVAFINKAGSSVTEKEVIQVEEKKVK
- the mutL gene encoding DNA mismatch repair endonuclease MutL, producing the protein MDSIIKLLSDDLINQIAAGEVVQRPASVVKELLENSIDAGATQIKIVVLDAGRTLIQVIDDGSGMSPIDATLCFERHATSKIRTVEDLFRLHTMGFRGEALASIAAVAQVELKTKRPNDEMGTQVIIHASKILKNEPISCPNGTSISVKNLFYNIPARRNFLKSDTVEFRHILEEAYRQALSHPDIAFALYHNHQEIFNLPRSNLLQRIANLFGKNYSAYLIPVEEESIGIALKGYIGKPDFAKKTRGEQFFFVNKRYIKDIYLNHAVISAYEEMLPKGSFPFYCLFITIDPKHVDVNIHPTKTEVKFDDDKMVYALMRSAVKNALNTHNLQPEMDFTSPSIPTQNTSSLSSQQDKPSSNQNLNVHKTYLNPVEKQNIKNFQKLFQPFSLKNELSSSDILSTVATTEQFISQVTKYQQSQNQQHYWQLHKKYIFAQTPDGVMLIDQHAAHERILYETFYKSLTEQKGKIQSLLFPIPVLLSHVDLAWIQDMQPELRLLGFDIELQPDRVLIKGVPADLPPGKEHTALQELIEQFRMYEQELHLEKRDNLAKSLACRAAIKTGEELNFTQMQSLVDQLFQCQQPYACPHGRPTLITLTVEKLDKLFGRT
- a CDS encoding response regulator transcription factor gives rise to the protein MSITTILIADDHPIFRKGLVDILQTSIPGCRIYEAANGKQAIEILLQNKIDIAILDIDMPQVDGFGVCKSIKENYLPTKVIFLTMYKESTIFHTAMELGASGFLLKDNTAEEIIDCLFKVQRGYRYISQYLGDYTNQYQEYTQKKRKIKSLIDELTQTERRTLKLVSENYSTKEIADILFVTPKSVENYRSRICKKLGLELGNNALVKWALENKELLRQIEW
- a CDS encoding transcriptional repressor, which translates into the protein MKKNNFEEVKKIFTAYLEQNAHRKTPERYSILETIYNYDGHFDAEELYIKMRNQKFRVSRATVYNTLELLLACNLVTKHQFGNAQAKFERSYGFKQHDHIICTDCNKVFEFCDPRIQETQNMVEEMMGFKVSHHSLNLYAQCTKEKCEHRPKQNQ
- a CDS encoding tetratricopeptide repeat protein; amino-acid sequence: MYSHKVTFALAIFWSLCTVAQKNLYDSLNALKEYAYVEPHKTKKIAEWLWQTAQKNNDISLQQAILFHLASHYYFTAQYPKSDSLYKRIIELANKNPKDTLKNLCKVRRTYILQMLDKWDSAYTLLHKLTPEIERQKDTAAWISALNSLGLQHEHQYLQDSALYYYRKALKLAERINDEYQYAYLLNNIGLLKYQGSHYLQAQQDFKESYQKAVKIKNVRLQTHTLNNLSITYIAQRKLDSAIEYLNKLVRIANKYNYIRELGIAYYNLAQCYQQKKEFDFALAYFDSSSSAIKLLPDKIYSIRPYNGYASVYQEMGKYKEAISYAQKALSLCENTIYIEDIILAHRTLFLCYESLKDYAKALYHHKEFKKYSDSLNALNRQKMIAEYQAQYQVEKKEKEIQKLEKERQKQRFKHQIALLFTSFLAISGIGAVYLYYSRQKRKAREKYAQQLTLSIEEERSRIARELHDEVGQTLSAIKNKIHIHKKELPPFIQETEKQLSDTIEQVRTIAQTLYPPYLRKVSFEKAIETLMQKVKDSTRLYYTVEIPSDLNLDHLLSQESKLHLYRIIQECVNNTIKHADATAIKISFEKKHNKLYFIYQDNGKGIVSKTQLNGMGMLSIQERVRILKGTVDLKNTDKGIKLHFTFDINDLCP